One region of Arthrobacter sp. StoSoilB22 genomic DNA includes:
- a CDS encoding MarR family transcriptional regulator, whose protein sequence is MSQPGIDLTTSLGYLLKEASSALRASMEAALRPLGMTITHYSCLELLAQRPGLSNSELARGAFVTRQSMNVLLQALERDGYVTRPAEARVGKVLPAQLTPLGRSSLSTASAAVREVENRMLAGMTHDEQKAAFKALRSMIHSLGDDALDGTHENQ, encoded by the coding sequence ATGAGTCAACCCGGGATCGACCTCACCACGTCACTGGGATATCTGCTGAAGGAAGCGTCGAGTGCCCTTCGCGCCTCCATGGAAGCAGCGCTGCGGCCACTTGGCATGACCATTACCCATTACTCTTGCCTGGAACTCCTGGCGCAGCGCCCGGGCTTATCTAACTCCGAGCTGGCCCGCGGCGCGTTCGTCACCCGACAATCCATGAACGTACTGCTCCAAGCCTTGGAACGCGACGGCTATGTGACACGCCCTGCGGAGGCCCGAGTAGGGAAAGTCCTTCCTGCGCAGCTGACTCCGCTGGGTCGGAGCAGCCTTTCGACGGCGAGCGCTGCGGTCCGCGAGGTGGAAAACAGGATGCTAGCTGGCATGACGCACGACGAACAAAAGGCCGCATTCAAGGCGTTGCGAAGCATGATCCATTCATTGGGCGACGACGCACTGGATGGCACCCATGAGAATCAGTAG
- a CDS encoding maleylpyruvate isomerase family mycothiol-dependent enzyme yields the protein MGKLSDGHLWTLVHSERAALMEDLMGLSVEQWRHKTLCGQWDVEQVVAHLTAAASLNQWQWLRSMLGARFRPDVHNQRRLEEHRGSTPAKTLDRFRSVIHSSIAPSSDTPAYLGEVVVHAQDIRRPLGLPRTPSIDALTPVAEFYARRDFAVASRTHAADLRLEANDGPFSAGTGPLVTGTTLALVMAMAGRHSYLEDLHGPGLPTLRSRLDISAARSA from the coding sequence ATGGGGAAACTTTCGGACGGCCATCTTTGGACCCTGGTTCACTCTGAGCGCGCAGCGCTGATGGAGGACTTGATGGGCCTTAGTGTGGAACAGTGGCGTCACAAGACCCTGTGCGGGCAGTGGGACGTGGAGCAAGTAGTCGCACATCTCACGGCAGCGGCGAGCCTTAACCAGTGGCAGTGGCTGCGCAGCATGCTCGGTGCGCGTTTCCGCCCCGACGTGCACAACCAGCGCAGGCTTGAGGAGCACCGTGGTAGCACCCCGGCCAAGACCTTGGACCGGTTTCGCTCCGTCATTCACAGCAGCATCGCACCGTCCTCCGATACTCCGGCGTATCTGGGGGAGGTAGTGGTGCATGCCCAGGACATCCGCCGGCCTCTGGGACTTCCACGCACTCCGAGCATTGACGCTTTGACGCCCGTCGCGGAGTTCTACGCCCGCCGGGACTTTGCGGTCGCCAGCCGCACGCACGCCGCCGACCTGCGGCTGGAGGCGAATGACGGTCCCTTCTCCGCAGGAACAGGACCACTGGTTACTGGTACGACCCTCGCCCTGGTGATGGCGATGGCCGGACGCCATAGCTACCTTGAGGACCTCCACGGCCCCGGTCTTCCTACTCTTCGCTCACGCCTGGACATCTCGGCCGCGAGATCCGCCTAG
- a CDS encoding helix-turn-helix domain-containing protein — MSNLAAALDIVGPRWALLIVERLLDGPQRYGDLQRDLGVPTNILATRLRELEAAGVLSRLPLRHNTRAYALTDKGLALREAILALERWGGCCA; from the coding sequence GTGAGCAACCTTGCCGCGGCCCTCGACATCGTTGGACCACGGTGGGCATTGCTTATCGTGGAGCGGCTGCTCGACGGGCCACAGCGTTACGGCGATCTGCAGCGCGACCTCGGGGTACCGACCAACATCCTCGCGACCCGACTGCGCGAGCTCGAAGCCGCCGGTGTACTGTCCCGCCTGCCGCTCCGGCATAACACCCGGGCCTACGCGCTGACCGATAAAGGGCTCGCCTTGCGCGAGGCGATCCTCGCGCTGGAACGCTGGGGCGGATGCTGTGCTTGA
- a CDS encoding VOC family protein, producing MSLFITCPVEDVERATAFYNALGWTLNTEMSDHNVSCFAIAPEQYVMLGSREMYASVGGAEELVGGPETPSKVTVSFDLDSREAVDELIERARAAGGRIGDTDDYPFMYQRQFDDPDGYHYSPFWMKPDAQPTA from the coding sequence ATGAGCCTCTTTATCACATGCCCGGTTGAAGACGTCGAGCGCGCGACAGCTTTCTATAACGCCCTCGGCTGGACCCTCAACACTGAGATGTCTGATCACAACGTGTCATGCTTCGCGATCGCCCCCGAGCAGTACGTCATGCTCGGTAGCCGTGAGATGTACGCGAGCGTCGGTGGCGCCGAGGAGTTGGTGGGCGGACCCGAAACCCCCTCGAAGGTCACAGTTTCATTCGATCTCGACAGCCGAGAGGCGGTGGACGAGCTTATCGAACGCGCCAGGGCCGCCGGTGGGCGGATCGGTGACACCGATGACTACCCCTTCATGTACCAGCGCCAATTCGATGACCCTGACGGCTACCACTACTCACCGTTTTGGATGAAGCCGGACGCCCAGCCGACGGCGTGA
- a CDS encoding dihydrolipoamide acetyltransferase family protein, whose product MSSDMQVFKLPDLGEGLTEAELVNWLVAVGDEIVVDQPIAEVETAKSMVEVPSPYAGTVAELHGEAGQTLDVGKPLISIARAGSSAGSPAAAAPVPAGSVDPSPVSSGLDASPAAEAAAETYRTEEKAGSGNVLIGYGTPGGVTGGRTRPRKASVSVASSVVEPAVESAAVPVMEPSVAGTRIPGKLSAVISPLVRKMARDNGVSLDAIEGSGTSGLIMRRDVEAAITAPSVPVAAPAPVAAPVAAPAIASIDAGAVDSRTGLSVSARTPVRGVRKAVAANMTRSRSEIPEATVWVDVDATALLEMRAELKKRAPHDTPGLLAFIARFVTAGLKKYPALNTRFETAEDGSQEIVGFEGINLGFAAQTDRGLVVPSVRNAHELSARELDAEIRRLTAVARDGKATPTELGSGTFTLNNYGVFGVDGSAAIINYPEVAMLGVGRIIDKPWVVNGELAVRKVTELTLAFDHRVCDGETAAGFLRYVADAIENPGGALADM is encoded by the coding sequence ATGAGCTCAGATATGCAGGTCTTCAAACTGCCCGATCTTGGGGAGGGCCTCACCGAGGCCGAACTGGTGAACTGGCTCGTTGCCGTGGGTGACGAGATTGTGGTTGACCAGCCCATCGCCGAGGTTGAAACCGCCAAGTCCATGGTTGAGGTGCCCTCGCCCTACGCCGGCACCGTTGCCGAGCTGCACGGTGAGGCGGGTCAAACGCTCGACGTCGGCAAGCCGCTGATCTCGATCGCTCGCGCTGGTTCTTCGGCGGGTTCGCCCGCTGCCGCGGCTCCTGTTCCGGCTGGGTCTGTTGATCCTTCGCCGGTGTCCTCAGGTCTTGACGCTTCGCCGGCCGCGGAAGCTGCCGCCGAGACGTACCGGACCGAGGAGAAGGCCGGATCTGGCAACGTGCTCATTGGGTACGGAACTCCCGGGGGAGTGACCGGTGGGCGGACCCGACCGCGGAAGGCGAGTGTCTCTGTCGCTTCTTCAGTTGTTGAGCCTGCAGTTGAGTCTGCTGCTGTGCCTGTGATGGAGCCTTCCGTGGCCGGGACGCGGATCCCTGGCAAGCTCAGTGCTGTGATCTCGCCGCTCGTCCGGAAAATGGCGCGCGATAACGGGGTTTCCCTCGACGCCATTGAGGGCTCGGGTACCAGTGGGCTGATCATGCGGCGGGATGTGGAGGCGGCTATCACTGCGCCTTCTGTGCCTGTTGCTGCTCCTGCTCCGGTGGCCGCTCCTGTTGCCGCTCCTGCTATTGCTTCTATTGATGCGGGTGCCGTGGACAGCCGGACTGGTTTGTCAGTCTCGGCTCGGACGCCTGTCCGTGGGGTCCGCAAGGCCGTGGCCGCCAACATGACCCGCAGCCGCTCGGAGATCCCCGAAGCCACCGTGTGGGTGGACGTGGACGCGACCGCCCTGTTGGAGATGCGTGCCGAACTTAAGAAGCGCGCGCCGCACGACACCCCTGGCTTGTTGGCTTTCATCGCCCGTTTTGTCACGGCTGGGTTAAAAAAGTACCCGGCCCTGAACACGCGCTTCGAAACTGCGGAGGACGGCTCGCAGGAGATCGTCGGGTTCGAAGGCATCAACCTCGGCTTCGCCGCGCAAACCGACCGCGGGCTCGTAGTCCCGTCGGTACGGAACGCGCACGAGCTGAGTGCCCGCGAACTGGACGCAGAGATCCGCCGACTCACCGCCGTCGCACGTGACGGAAAGGCGACCCCCACCGAACTGGGCTCCGGCACGTTCACGCTGAACAACTACGGCGTGTTCGGAGTGGACGGCTCCGCCGCGATCATCAACTACCCCGAGGTTGCGATGCTGGGCGTAGGCCGCATCATCGACAAGCCCTGGGTGGTCAACGGTGAACTGGCCGTCCGCAAGGTCACCGAGCTGACCCTCGCCTTCGACCACCGCGTGTGCGACGGCGAAACCGCGGCCGGCTTCCTCCGGTACGTGGCCGACGCAATCGAGAACCCCGGCGGCGCACTAGCGGACATGTAA